TATGCCACGAAGACGATAGGCAGAGGTGCAAATGTTAAGACAAAAGTGGGACCGTTAGTAGATGAGCAAGAGGGCGTGATAGCTGAGTTACAGCTAAGAGTGTCATGACTTGGGTTAAAATTTCCATGTTTAGCACCGTTAATGTATTCATTTAAGTCTATATTAGCACCTTGACCCCAGGCAGAACAACAAACCAtccaaacattttaaacattgggGAAAACAGGAGGGGGAAGGTCAAAGAGAAAGAATCTGGTTCTGCAGGTGGAGACGTGGATTTAGATCACGAGATCCTTGTCGATGTCCCCTGTAAAGAAGCAGCAGCATTAGACTTGGAGGTCAGTGTTGATGAAGATGTGCTTCCCAAGGAGTTGGCGGATCCCACGCATCCCCGGGACCAGGGGCCAGGTGACCAGTCCAGGGTCACCCAGGGAGCCTATGACTGAGAACTTTGGTCTCCTCCTCCCTGGCCGGTCCTTGTCACTTACACCCACTGCCAAGTTACACTTCCTGTCTCCTCTCCAGGTGCCTGCCAGCTCCCAAAGTAGTGCTAGACACAGAGTGAGTGCTGATTCtcgaggaagggagagagaaagagacacccAATGGATGGACAGAGAAGGATCAGGAAGCCACCTGAGAGAGCGAGGCCCACCCAGGCAGGGAGAGCAGACAGAAGttaatgaggcacagagagcagaGATGGGCAGAGAGGACAGACACCCAGACGGCAGAGAGGGCAgcgaagagggagggagaggacggCGGCCCCTTTGCTCAGACACTCACGCTCCTTGATGCCAAAGCAGCCGGCCCACTCGTCCAGGGCGATGTACTTGTCGTTGTCCAGGTCACAGGTCTCGAAAAAGCGGGTGGTGCAGTGCTCCATGGGGATGAGGGGCGCACGCAGTGGGGCTAGCTCGGTGTGAGACAGGTACCTGCGGGGGATGAGGAGGGGAGAGCCTGAGAGCTTGAGAAAGCCCCACACCCCTGCATGGGGAGACGGGGGCAGGGAGCCTGCCCCTCAGGGCCAAAGGAAAGGATGTTCAATGCAAGATGAGAAGCCAGAATCCTGGGTCTCCctgcagctctgccactgacctgCTGTGTTTCTGAGAGCACAATCCTGCCCCACCCTGAGCCTCGGTTTGCCCCTCCATCAAAGGCGGAGGAGTTGACCATAATGTCTAAGGGCCCTTCTAGTTCTGATGTCTGTGGTTTCAtaacacaggtctcttggtgcaTTTGTTTCCTAATTGGCTAAGATTTGAGGGCACAGAAACTTTAAACTGAAGATATTCAGCATTTCTGCTATTGGTAGATCAAAATCTGGTATGGAACAACAATGCATGTTTTCTGTGGACGCACATTTATACAGCTGCAAACGCACATTAAAGAGGCTAAAAAGAGATGCATCAAAATGAAGAAGGTGCTGACTTCTGGGGAGGAGCGTGGGAAGAGACTGGGGTTGGCAGGGAGAGTGGATGGAACTTTATCATTTGTATACTGTGTCATGTGTGAGAAGGAGGCCTTTTGATTTCTCTCCCACCATCCTTCCAGCTGGCCTGGACTCCAGAGCacatgtatgatttttttccttgttcccCAGAGCCCTCAATTAGTTGTCCTCAAAACACTCttccccgggggcttccctggtggcgcagtggttgagagtccgcctgccgatgcaggggacacgggttcgtgccccggtccgggaggatcccgcatgccgcatgccgcatgccgcggagcggctaggcccctgagccacggccgctgagtctgcgcgtccggagcctgtgctccgcagcgggagaggcccgcataccgcaaaaacaaacaaaaaaaacactcttCCCCAAGGGACTACAACTTGACTCCAGTTTTCTCTCTGACCCCCaggccctcctgccccacctAACTCATGGAAGAAATCACACAATGTTTGAACTGAACCCTCCCCCCTTCATTGTATAccagtgagaaaactgagccccagagaggggCGGGGACTCAAGCAAGGTCACCAGGCAGCTCTGGGACAAGGAGAGGGGAAGGTTGGCACCCCTGACCCAGGCTGAAGCGCTTTCCCAGACTTACAGTCCTTGCAGCTCCATCCAGAAGCCTCCCTCCTGGCCCCTTCCTTGCTCAGCCTGAGCTCCAGATGTTCCCCtgacttctcccctcccctccacagtATGACTCAGATGGATCCCAGCCATGGAAAGAGCCTGGGAGAGAAGCAGCAGGGAGTTTCCCAGTGCTCAGGAGACCCCAGGCCCCCGGGATCACCCACAGGGTGGGCAGATTCCAGGCACAGGGGCTGGACAAGGAGGGAGCGGTGAGCTTTCCCCGAGGGGAGCATCCCTGGGCACAGCGTGCGAGCAGAGTGGCCTTCCTTTTTGTGCTGCTCTGAGAACACACAGCAAAAGAAGGCCAGAAGGCGGTAGTGAGGGTGACCACCCCTGCTCAGCTGCAGGTGTGCCAGCTTCCACCTGCAACTTCCAGGAGCcttctttactttttccttcgATTGTGAAGAACTGATCATCACCCAGAGTGTGAGCTCCATGGGGGCAAGGGCCATGTCAGTTCTGATTACTGTTCAATCCCTTGCCTAGAATCGTGCTGGGCGTGTAATAGACACTCAGTAAGTGTTTTTTCACTGACCCGCTCCCTGCCTATCCTGCAGGGCAGTTACACAGCACTTCCTAACTCGTTTTGACAAGGGGCAAGAGCGATCAAACCAAGGGCTTGCCTTGGGGATGGGGCTGGCTCTGTGAATTTCTTAAGAACTTCCAGGGCCGGTTTGCCCTGTTAGGGCTGGGTCTCAGGGTCTTGCTGAAGGACCCTGAGCACACAGGCTGCCCCACCTTGGCTCTGCCACCCCGAGGAGTCTGGCATTCCTTCCTAGCTCGCTTTCCCTCCGTGAATGGATACCCCAGGCCAGCACTCACCGGGTTAAGGAGGGGTTTTCAGTTCCAATGGCTTCTGCCTCTTCTGGCAGGAGGGAGTGTCTCATAGCTTTCTTCCCCTCGGTCCTGCATCCTTTCTCCTATACCTACCTGTCCCTTCCTGCCACAGCCCTTAGGCAAACCGTGGGCTCTAGGGCTGGGGACAGCAGAGGCCACTAGGAGGTTTTCTGACCACATCTAGTGCACCTAGCAGCGCTGGTCCATGACTGTCCACTCCAGGGCCAGGCCAGAGCAGCTCCCCGGGACCCGGAGGGCCTGGGGTCTTACCCATCGATGGGGTGCTGGTCCAGCTGCCCGAACTGCCAGTGCACAGGGAAGATGTACATGTTGTAGTTCTTCTGGAAGTCCCGGGCCAGCAGCTCCACAGGATGGTCTCCGGCTTCCAGGCGCTTCTCATTCTCGTGGATCTTCTTCACCTGTGGGAGCAGAGACACATGTGACAAAGAGTCCGGGGAGGCTGTCCAGACCAGTCAAGACCCCTCCCCCCTCTGACAGGAGGCCAGAGCTGGCAGACATCAGCCAAGGCCAAGGTtcaaaatgaggaaaggaaatgGCATAGATGGGTACCAGCATCTAGTCCACAAAATAATGAAGGCCTGGGGCGATCTCAAAGGGCTCTCCCTAGGGCTGCCACATCAGAATGACTGGGGACTATGTTCGGATGCAGCTTCCTGGGACTGGCTTCACAGAGACACCGATTCAGTGGGCCTGAGGTGGGGCCCAGGAAGCTGCATTTATCAGTATTCCTAGTGCTTGGTATGTCCATTAAAGTTTAAGATCCACAGactcagaaggaaaaaggaatagAGTTATTTATGTCTCTTATGGAGACAAACAAAGCGAGCAGTTCTTTTTGttacaggacttctcagagcctttaagaTGTGAATGTACTCTAGGAGCCTTCAAAGGCAGCAAGGAGGAGTCTGTGTCCTGGCGCCCAGAATACAGGCACTCGTTGGAGTGGGGATGTCGGCTTACACTTGGGGGTCTAGATCTAGGAATGGGACTGTGGATCCCAGCCAGCCTGGGGCCAGGAGGCGTCCAGCTCAGGTGCCCTGGGACAGGATGAAAAGATACCACTCACTCGCAGCTTCTGCTTCTCGGTCAGAAGGTTGTTGTCCTCATCCCTCTCGTACAGCGTGACCAGGACGTTCTTGAGCCAGTCCCGCATGCGCAGGGGGAATTCAGTCAGCTCAGAGTCCAGGCAGGGAGCGATGTCTAGGGTCCAACACACAAGGATGGTCAGCACAGACCCTGATTCTCCCTGCCTGAGGGCCAACATGCTGGCTGGGCGGATCTCCCCGCCCCACGCCCTCCTCCAGCAAGAAGCTTCAATCAGCGACCCTTGATTGAAGCACAGGGCTCAGCCTCTCTGGGCCATGGTGTCTTCACACCTTTTGAACAAAAGAGATTGTGTGGGGGGGTGGAGAATACTCTGCAAATGGACAAGTGCAAAGGCACGTCTGCTGTACCCTTGACCTTCATCTGATCTGCGGAGGGAAATGGTTCCCTCCAATGGCTCTTGCATTTTTTCTGGGTGTTGCGCCCTGAAAACAGAGGCCAGGACCCTCGATGATGATATTGACTCTTGAGGGGTGTTTGAAGCTGGGATACTGAGGAATAGCATCCACCCATAGGCCCCGCTTAGCTGGGGTGGGGATTCAGGTATGCTTAATCACCAGAACATTCTTAGCGCTACGATTCCATCCTGGTCTTTGGAACTTAGGATCCCAGAATGTCAGACCTGGAAATTTCATCCAAGTCCACCCTCTTGTTGGACTTATTAGAGGTCAGTGTGGAGAGAAGGGGCTTGATTAAGGCCACACTGTCAGAGCCTCATACAGCACCAGAGCATGTGGGTGCCTGAGGGCCTAGGGGTCCATCCTTCCCTCATCTTCACCTACGGAAAGCCCCCTCTGTGATTAGGACCACAACCTTCTTCACCAGCAGCtgagaaatggaagagaagatCTGGGTTGGAAACGCTAGGAGTTGGAGGGAGTGAGTGATACGCCCCAGAGGACGGGAGAGCCACTCAGCACGTGTGTCAGTCTCACTGCCCAGGAATTCCTACCAGCATTCCTCCCCCTGCCTTCCTTCTCCAGGCTGTGCCTTCTCATTTCACACCCTGGGCCCCGTAACTGGGAGAGCAGGGCTGACCACAGGAGAACCtcattccccctcctccacctttcTGCACGCTGCACACCTGAGGCAGGTGAGGGGCACTCCCCAGTGTCATCTGGTGCCAGGATATACCAGACACACCGCGTGGATGTTGTCTTGGAGGGGAGCAGAGGTGGCCTTGGGTGTTTCAGATGATAGGGAGGCAGCCACGCTGAAGCAGGAGCCTCGGCCAGCTGAGACTACACCTGGGATCACTAACAAAGAGCCAGACAACACCCTGGCATCCCTTCCGCCACACGCCTGGCTCCCAGGTTTCTAGAAGAAGGTGGTGAATCATATGTCTTATGTGGGCAGACAGGAATGTAATGGAGTAACATGGCCAAGGATATGACAATATTGAGTAACAGGGCCTAAGGGGAACTGACAGCCTCACCCCAATTTTAAAGCATtcacattcaaatatttttaaaacactttatagAACATCACTTTTGCTTCACAATGTTGAAGCAGGAAAGATGGTGGTTAGCCCTATAGAAGAACTTCCTCatctttacagaaaagaaatgagctgtcttGGATGCTAGTGAGAGGCTCCAGAAATCCTCCCTGATCCTGTGCTCCCACAACTGCTCAGTTCTCCCCTGGACACGTCCTGAACGCAGATACCTATTCATAGACAATCATCTCATTTTATAAGTGGGAaccctgaggctcagggaggggaagcgatttgcccaagatcacacagcacaggagtggcagagccagcatcAGTGCCAGTTCAGTGCC
The Physeter macrocephalus isolate SW-GA chromosome 8, ASM283717v5, whole genome shotgun sequence genome window above contains:
- the SPARC gene encoding SPARC, whose amino-acid sequence is MRAWIFFLLCLAGWALAAPQQEALPDETEVVEETVAEVSEVPVGTNPVQVEVGEFDEGAEEAEEEVVAENPCQNHHCKHGKVCELDENNTPMCVCQDPTSCPAPIGEFEKVCSNDNKTFDSSCHFFATKCTLEGTKKGHKLHLDYIGPCKYIAPCLDSELTEFPLRMRDWLKNVLVTLYERDEDNNLLTEKQKLRVKKIHENEKRLEAGDHPVELLARDFQKNYNMYIFPVHWQFGQLDQHPIDGYLSHTELAPLRAPLIPMEHCTTRFFETCDLDNDKYIALDEWAGCFGIKERDIDKDLVI